A genomic region of Pristiophorus japonicus isolate sPriJap1 chromosome 20, sPriJap1.hap1, whole genome shotgun sequence contains the following coding sequences:
- the LOC139232654 gene encoding Y-box-binding protein 2-B-like isoform X2: protein MSEAEVQPERSPSAVEKKVLATSVLGTVKWFNVRNGYGFINRNDTKEDVFVHQTAIKKNNPRKYLRSVGDGETVEFDVVEGEKGAEAANVSGPGGIPVKGSRYAPNRRRFRRGYFRRRGTVGQADETTENKEPAPESGPGQPQQPSQRGGPAGRFRPQFRRRPFRPRPQAQEPAGGADENKDPKAEPREQPLPERDRRRFRRPFFRRRTSEPGQVPVAPEQADTEKAKTTDDSPASGTPAEGASEPAPASPALTLPETQVTHELPPPPPPPAAEEAIPTATALATQLVDTSESTDAPQVDKMVDPNAEQPIVVVAAQPQNEESII, encoded by the exons ATGAGCGAGGCGGAGGTTCAGCCCGAGCGAAGCCCCAGCGCAGTGGAGAAGAAAGTTCTTG CCACGAGTGTTCTCGGTACCGTGAAGTGGTTCAACGTCCGAAATGGGTACGGGTTCATTAACAG GAATGACACGAAAGAGGATGTGTTTGTTCACCAG ACTGCCATCAAGAAAAACAACCCTCGGAAGTACTTGCGCAGTGTCGGTGACGGAGAGACGGTGGAGTTCGACGTGGTTGAGGGTGAGAAG ggagcggaggctgcgaacgTGAGTGGCCCAGGAGGCATTCCGGTCAAAGGGAGTCGCTACGCTCCGAACCGCCGGCGTTTCCGCAGGGGCTACTTCAGGCGCCGCGGCACCGTGGGTCAG GCCGATGAGACGACGGAGAACAAGGAGCCAGCTCCGGAATCCGGGCCGGGCCAGCCTCAGCAGCCCAGCCAGCGCGGAGGTCCAGCCGGTCGCTTCCGACCCCAGTTCCGCAG GCGGCCCTTCCGCCCCCGGCCGCAAGCGCAGGAGCCGGCGGGCGGGGCCGACGAGAACAAGGACCCGAAGGCCGAGCCGCGGGAACAGCCGCTGCCGGAGCGGGATCGCCGTCGCTTCCGCCGCCCGTTCTTTCGCCGCCGGACCAGCGAGCCGGGTCAGGTGCCTGTCGCCCCGGAGCAGGCCGACACCGAG AAGGCCAAAACCACCGATGACAGCCCAGCCTCGGGGACCCCCGCTGAAGGAGCTTCGGAACCTGCCCCTGCGAGTCCTGCCCTCACCCTGCCGGAGACGCAGGTGACCCATGagctaccaccaccaccaccaccaccagctgcGGAAGAGGCCATCCCCACGGCAACCGCCCTCGCAACGCAACTTGTCGACACGTCCGAGTCGACTGACGCTCCCCAGGTCGAC aAAATGGTAGATCCCAACGCCGAGCAGCCTATCGTGGTCGTCGCTGCTCAACCCCAAAATGAAGAAAGCATCATCTGA
- the LOC139232654 gene encoding Y-box-binding protein 2-A-like isoform X1, whose translation MSEAEVQPERSPSAVEKKVLATSVLGTVKWFNVRNGYGFINRNDTKEDVFVHQTAIKKNNPRKYLRSVGDGETVEFDVVEGEKGAEAANVSGPGGIPVKGSRYAPNRRRFRRGYFRRRGTVGQDDQPVTGEPAEGSGAGPVDASETADAQQPASDQRRRPPAPYLYRRRFRRQPRPPTSQPDGEGQWVSADETTENKEPAPESGPGQPQQPSQRGGPAGRFRPQFRRRPFRPRPQAQEPAGGADENKDPKAEPREQPLPERDRRRFRRPFFRRRTSEPGQVPVAPEQADTEKAKTTDDSPASGTPAEGASEPAPASPALTLPETQVTHELPPPPPPPAAEEAIPTATALATQLVDTSESTDAPQVDKMVDPNAEQPIVVVAAQPQNEESII comes from the exons ATGAGCGAGGCGGAGGTTCAGCCCGAGCGAAGCCCCAGCGCAGTGGAGAAGAAAGTTCTTG CCACGAGTGTTCTCGGTACCGTGAAGTGGTTCAACGTCCGAAATGGGTACGGGTTCATTAACAG GAATGACACGAAAGAGGATGTGTTTGTTCACCAG ACTGCCATCAAGAAAAACAACCCTCGGAAGTACTTGCGCAGTGTCGGTGACGGAGAGACGGTGGAGTTCGACGTGGTTGAGGGTGAGAAG ggagcggaggctgcgaacgTGAGTGGCCCAGGAGGCATTCCGGTCAAAGGGAGTCGCTACGCTCCGAACCGCCGGCGTTTCCGCAGGGGCTACTTCAGGCGCCGCGGCACCGTGGGTCAG GATGACCAGCCGGTGACGGGAGAGCCGGCGGAAGGTTCCGGCGCGGGGCCGGTGGACGCGTCGGAGACTGCCGACGCCCAGCAGCCGgcctccgatcagcggcggcgacccCCGGCTCCCTACCTCTACCGGCGGCGCTTTCGGCGACAACCGCGACCTCCGACCTCTCAGCCGGACggagaggggcagtgggtcagc GCCGATGAGACGACGGAGAACAAGGAGCCAGCTCCGGAATCCGGGCCGGGCCAGCCTCAGCAGCCCAGCCAGCGCGGAGGTCCAGCCGGTCGCTTCCGACCCCAGTTCCGCAG GCGGCCCTTCCGCCCCCGGCCGCAAGCGCAGGAGCCGGCGGGCGGGGCCGACGAGAACAAGGACCCGAAGGCCGAGCCGCGGGAACAGCCGCTGCCGGAGCGGGATCGCCGTCGCTTCCGCCGCCCGTTCTTTCGCCGCCGGACCAGCGAGCCGGGTCAGGTGCCTGTCGCCCCGGAGCAGGCCGACACCGAG AAGGCCAAAACCACCGATGACAGCCCAGCCTCGGGGACCCCCGCTGAAGGAGCTTCGGAACCTGCCCCTGCGAGTCCTGCCCTCACCCTGCCGGAGACGCAGGTGACCCATGagctaccaccaccaccaccaccaccagctgcGGAAGAGGCCATCCCCACGGCAACCGCCCTCGCAACGCAACTTGTCGACACGTCCGAGTCGACTGACGCTCCCCAGGTCGAC aAAATGGTAGATCCCAACGCCGAGCAGCCTATCGTGGTCGTCGCTGCTCAACCCCAAAATGAAGAAAGCATCATCTGA